The following is a genomic window from Vitis vinifera cultivar Pinot Noir 40024 chromosome 6, ASM3070453v1.
CGTCCACTGTGATGTCACCAAAGAACTGGACGTGGGCAATGCCATTGACAAGGCTATTTCCAAGTATGGGAAGCTTGATATCATGTTCAACAATGCCGGTATTCTAGGGCCCTACAGACCTAATATACTTGACAACGATGCAGATGAATTTGAGAATACTATGCGGGTTAATGTACTGGGGACATTCTTGGGCACCAAACATGCAGCTCGTGTAATGGCCCCAGCTGGCCGCGGAAGCATAATCAATACTGCTAGCGTTTGTTCAGTAGTTGGTGGGGTCGCAACACATTCCTATACAAGCTCGAAGCACGCCATATTGGGGCTGACGAGGAACACAGCGGTTGAGCTTGGGAAGTTTGGAATTCGAGTTAACTGTGTCTCACCTTATTTAGTTCCGACATCGCTGTCAAGGAAATTCATGAATTTAGGAGAGGACGACCCCTTTGTAAAAGTTTATTCTAACCTCAAAGGAGTGTCTCTCGAGGTTGAAGATGTGGCGGAAGCTGTTCTATATATGGGAAGTGATGATTCTAAGTATGTGAGCGGGCACAATCTTGTTCTTGATGGTGGTGTCACCA
Proteins encoded in this region:
- the LOC100248353 gene encoding secoisolariciresinol dehydrogenase — encoded protein: MVSSSLLSSVARRLEGKVAVITGGAGGIGSCTAKLFCQHGAKVLIADIQYEKGHSICKDLGPTSASFVHCDVTKELDVGNAIDKAISKYGKLDIMFNNAGILGPYRPNILDNDADEFENTMRVNVLGTFLGTKHAARVMAPAGRGSIINTASVCSVVGGVATHSYTSSKHAILGLTRNTAVELGKFGIRVNCVSPYLVPTSLSRKFMNLGEDDPFVKVYSNLKGVSLEVEDVAEAVLYMGSDDSKYVSGHNLVLDGGVTILTPSNMFEM